In one Drosophila albomicans strain 15112-1751.03 chromosome X, ASM965048v2, whole genome shotgun sequence genomic region, the following are encoded:
- the LOC117569262 gene encoding E3 ubiquitin-protein ligase HECW2 isoform X1 gives METPTERPTDAEHDNQVTTAAAATTTTAQRNADDDEDDDDDEEEEEEEDETEEQQDDAKEDAYYEARNGNESDELETAFQSSLTLASGSDVRVNICCDESPQIAIDEAARAVDNNEAATVSASLPIKDALPRPHQALLSTKSCETAGASTAIAGAAGSTLSPSSSCNGSIGSDGSCSVGGGARRKSWTLSPQNGGKRKPKTVATANGDSFNLWVARECFETVPAEMVDNLSMAEEQQQLPDEHQQQQQDNIDVHVDDDDDVDEEAAAVESLLGAAAALQQRHHKPTPQQQQQQQHQQQQQHLRQPTAHRPLERSWPPRVLGREFKLQGDVFKFDILDTDDDVASGYSNSSSSNNSSPLRFPNPNHQHANGSNNAAEASPPPMRFKPLLQKKIGPDSYINTISTQKVPAAHMTYEFPPTFPLQEQHNHSTNNSSSSLPSDSNGGNALAAHHFPYLRQHRPLTRALSNGKASGAAVGNGEEHSPRLLLSPKRQRSPPSGCSTRSASPLDLSLSPEQHSPTRGRGVGGLEAAGGAAAAGGAGAGVLPLPQTPPAPGTPSFHAQRPQQRLLKRVGGGGGGGGAAGAGASAAGVGLICPPTPTHHARRHARLQAVTANAAALSEADAVAAAAAVDNNEMLHISSTRLPSIPERNAAAAAAAAAAAAAAAAGAAGTAAGSLEHAGAAAAAAAGGVAEPLPPAWEARMDSHGRIFYIDHTTRTTSWQRPGPSTTAVPVAGREQHHRQQLDRRYQSIRRTITNENRLSSLQPADNAQLYSLSRAQSSSTAAAVVAAGAGASAALGATAVGAGPGAAAASSTATAGATATQLAIHPAVLMLCRPDFYSLLHTNEAALAIYNRNAALKHMVMRIRRDPQCFQRYQYNKDLVALVNTFAQLTRELPSCWETKMDQTGKQFFIDHQHRKTSFMDPRLPVDCPRVVRHRQQQQQQQQQQQFMPQPDLVDGNCLSATSGHINSTPSGSTAGSSSSVIAAASISGVPPLPPPRPCRSNVSAAAAAAHNCTTAAAIACALSLGGAAGGGGPSCSSSSNASGSLSGATAAGYEDVPIAYNEKVIAFLRQPNILEILRERQGQHTVSRSLREKINILRVEGVPALERLGHDLQLTILLSLFEQEIMSYVPIEERSPQGSPVLSSRMPQRAPPPFRRDFEAKLRSFYRKLESKGYGQGPHKLKLHIRRSHLLEDAFRRIMSANKKDLQRGRLAVLWDTEEGLDYGGPSREFFFLLSRELFNPYYGLFEYSANDTYTVQVSPLSAFVDNCHDWFRFSGRVLGLALVHQYLLDAFFTRPFYKALLRLPVALSDLESLDNEFHQSLQWIRDNDIGTGIDLGLTFCVTEELLGRVVERELKPGGKNVIVNEKNKKEYLERMIKWRLERGVQEQTESLVRGFYEVVDARLVSVFDARELELVIAGTAEIDTNDWRLNTEYRSGYHDNHQVIVWFWQVIERFSNEQRLRLLQFVTGTSSIPYEGFSALRGSTGPRRFCIEKWGKPNALPRAHTCFNRLDLPPYPTPELLYEKLLLAVEETNTFGIE, from the exons CCACAGTCAGTGCAAGCTTGCCTATTAAAGATGCACTGCCGCGACCGCATCAAGCGTTGCTCTCAACAAAATCCTGCGAGACAGCTGGCGCATCGACAGCCATAGCTGGAGCAGCGGGATCAACGCTGTCGCCGTCGAGCTCCTGCAACGGCAGCATTGGCAGCGATGGCAGCTGCAGCGTTGGCGGCGGCGCACGACGCAAATCCTGGACACTGTCGCCTCAAAATGGTGGCAAGCGCAAACCCAAAACAGTTGCGACCGCCAATGGCGACAGCTTCAATCTGTGGGTGGCACGCGAATGCTTTGAAACGGTGCCCGCCGAAATGGTCGACAACCTGAGCATGGccgaggagcagcaacagttgcccgacgagcatcagcagcagcagcaggacaaCATTGATGTGCATgtggacgacgacgacgatgtggATGAGGAGGCGGCCGCTGTGGAGAGTTTGTTGGGCGCAGCGGCAGCGCTGCAGCAGCGACACCACAAACCAacgccacagcaacagcaacaacaacaacaccagcagcagcagcaacatttgcgTCAACCGACAGCGCATCGTCCGCTGGAGCGTTCTTGGCCGCCGCGTGTGTTGGGCCGCGAGTTTAAGCTGCAGGGCGATGTGTTCAAGTTCGATATACTCGACACCGATGACGATGTGGCCAGCGggtacagcaacagcagcagcagcaacaacagctcacCGCTGCGTTTTCCCAATCCCAATCATCAGCATGCgaatggcagcaacaatgccGCTGAAGCAAGTCCACCGCCGATGCGCTTCAAGCCGCTGCTGCAGAAGAAGATTGGCCCCGATAGCTACATCAATACGATTAGCACACAGAAAGTGCCAGCTGCCCACATGACCTACGAATTTCCGCCCACATTTCCGCTGCAGGAGCAGCACAAtcacagcaccaacaacagcagcagcagcttgccCAGCGACAGCAACGGAGGCAACGCTTTGGCCGCCCATCATTTTCCCTATTTGCGACAGCATCGTCCGCTCACACGCGCCCTGTCCAATGGCAAAGCATCTGGCGCTGCAGTTGGCAATGGCGAGGAGCATTCACCGCGTCTCCTGCTGTCACCGAAGCGTCAGCGTAGTCCGCCCTCGGGCTGCTCCACGCGCAGTGCATCGCCGTTGGATTTGAGCTTGAGTCCCGAGCAGCATTCACCCACACGTGGGCGTGGCGTGGGCGGCCTGGAGGCAGCTGGAGGAGCTGCTGCGGCTggtggagctggagctggagtgTTGCCGCTGCCACAGACGCCGCCGGCGCCAGGCACGCCCAGTTTTCATGCACAGCGACCGCAGCAACGGCTGCTGAAGCGTGTTGGTggcggcggaggaggaggaggagctgctggagctggagcatCGGCAGCCGGTGTTGGTTTGATTTGCCCACCAACGCCAACGCATCATGCACGTCGTCATGCGCGTCTGCAAGCGGTCACTGCCAATGCGGCAGCGTTGAGCGAGGCCGATGCTGTCGCCGCTGCCGCAGCCGTGGACAACAATGAAATGCTGCACATAAGCAGCACTCGACTGCCCTCGATACCCGAAcgcaatgcagcagcagctgcagcagcggcggcagcagcagcagcggcagccgcagGAGCAGCTGGCACAGCAGCGGGCAGCTTGGAGCACGCTGGTGccgcggcggcagcagcagctgggggcgtggcagagCCGTTGCCACCAGCGTGGGAGGCACGCATGGACAGTCATGGTCGCATCTTTTACATTGATCACACGACACGCACCACATCATGGCAACGCCCCGGACCGAGTACAACGGCGGTGCCGGTGGCGGGGCGAGAGCAACATCATCGCCAGCAGCTGGATCGTCGCTATCAGTCCATACGACGCACCATCACCAACGAGAATCGTTTGTCGTCGCTGCAGCCGGCGGACAATGCGCAGCTCTACAGTTTATCTCGGGCGCAATCCTCCTCGACAGCGGCGGCGGTTGTGGCAGCTGGTGCTGGAGCTAGTGCCGCTTTAGGAGCAACTGCAGTGGGAGCAGGACCGggagcagcggcagcatcgtcgacagcaacagcgggaGCAACAGCCACACAGCTTGCCATACATCCGGCGGTGTTGATGTTGTGTCGTCCGGACTTCTATTCGCTGCTGCACACCAATGAGGCCGCCTTGGCCATCTACAATCGCAACGCGGCGCTGAAGCACATGGTGATGCGTATACGTCGGGATCCGCAGTGCTTTCAGCGGTATCAGTACAACAAGGATTTGGTTGCCTTGGTCAACACTTTTGCCCAGTTGACGCGCGAGTTGCCTTCGTGCTGGGAAACGAAAATGGATCAGACGGGCAAACAGTTCTTCATCGATCATCAGCATCGGAAAACGTCGTTCATGGATCCACGCCTGCCTGTTGATTGTCCCCGTGTCGTCCGCCAtcgtcagcagcaacagcagcagcaacaacaacaacagtttaTGCCACAACCAGATCTGGTGGATGGCAATTGTTTGTCCGCCACCAGTGGCCACATTAATTCCACCCCAAGTGGCTCCACagccggcagcagcagcagcgtcatcGCTGCTGCCTCCATTTCGGGTGTGCCGCCTTTGCCACCGCCACGCCCCTGCCGCAGCAATGTCtcagctgccgctgccgccgcccaCAATTGCACCACGGCCGCAGCCATTGCGTGTGCCTTGAGCCTGGGCGGAGCGGCGGGAGGAGGCGGTCCGAGTTGTAGCTCCAGCAGCAATGCGAGTGGCAGCCTCAGCGGGGCCACAGCAGCGGGGTATGAGGATGTGCCCATTGCCTACAACGAAAAG gTTATTGCCTTTCTGCGACAACCGAATATACTGGAGATACTGCGAGAGCGACAAGGACAGCACACAGTGTCGCGATCGCTGCGCGAAAAGATCAACATACTGAGGGTGGAAGGTGTTCCGGCATTGGAGCGTCTGGGTCACGACCTACAGCTGACCATACTGCTCAG tCTGTTCGAGCAGGAGATCATGAGCTATGTTCCTATTGAAGAGCGAAGTCCCCAAGGATCGCCGGTGCTCAGTTCACGGATGCCGCAAAGGGCGCCGCCTCCATTCAGACGCGACTTTGAGGCCAAGCTGCGCAGCTTCTATCGAAAACTCGAGTCCAAGGGCTACGGTCAGGGGCCGCATAAGCTCAA ATTACACATACGTCGCAGTCATTTGCTGGAGGACGCCTTTCGTCGCATCATGTCAGCGAATAAAAAAGATCTTCAACGCGGTCGCTTGGCCGTTCTTTGGGACACCGAGGAGGGACTTGATTACGGCGGACCTTCGCGTGAGTTCTTCTTTCTGCTGTCGCGGGAACTCTTCAATCCCTACTACGGACTGTTCGAGTACTCGGCCAACGATACGTACACGGTGCAAGTGTCGCCGCTGTCGGCCTTCGTGGACAATTGCCACGATTGGTTTCGCTTCAGCGGTCGTGTGCTGGGTTTGGCGCTGGTGCATCAATATCTGCTGGATGCGTTCTTCACGCGACCCTTTTACAAGGCGCTGTTGCGTCTGCCGGTGGCGCTGAGTGATCTCGAGTCGCTGGACAATGAGTTCCATCAGTCGTTGCAATGGATACGCGACAATGACATTGGCACCGGCATCGATCTCGGACTCACTTTCTGTGTCACCGAGGAGCTGCTCGGTCGCGTTGTGGAGCGTGAACTGAAGCCGGGTGGCAAGAATGTGATTGTGAATGAGAAGAACAAAAAGGAGTATCTCGAGCGGATGATCAAGTGGCGTCTGGAGCGTGGCGTCCAGGAGCAAACCGAGTCGTTGGTCCGGGGCTTCTACGAAGTGGTCGATGCCAGGCTTGTCTCTGTCTTTGATGCCCGCGAACTTGAGTTGGTGATTGCGGGCACCGCTGAGATCGACACCAACGATTGGCGACTGAACACCGAGTATCGATCGGGTTATCATGACAACCATCAGGTGATTGTCTGGTTCTGGCAGGTGATCGAACGCTTCAGCAACGAGCAGCGACTGCGTCTGCTGCAGTTCGTCACGGGCACCTCGAGCATACCCTATGAGGGTTTCTCGGCGTTGCGTGGATCGACGGGACCGCGACGCTTCTGCATCGAGAAGTGGGGCAAACCGAATGCCTTGCCTCGGGCTCATACGTGCTTCAATCGTCTGGATCTGCCGCCGTATCCCACGCCCGAGTTGCTCTACgagaagctgctgctggccgTCGAGGAGACGAACACCTTTGGCATTGAGTAG
- the LOC117569262 gene encoding E3 ubiquitin-protein ligase HECW2 isoform X3 has translation MGFLSKAAYIVWAVLFEQEIMSYVPIEERSPQGSPVLSSRMPQRAPPPFRRDFEAKLRSFYRKLESKGYGQGPHKLKLHIRRSHLLEDAFRRIMSANKKDLQRGRLAVLWDTEEGLDYGGPSREFFFLLSRELFNPYYGLFEYSANDTYTVQVSPLSAFVDNCHDWFRFSGRVLGLALVHQYLLDAFFTRPFYKALLRLPVALSDLESLDNEFHQSLQWIRDNDIGTGIDLGLTFCVTEELLGRVVERELKPGGKNVIVNEKNKKEYLERMIKWRLERGVQEQTESLVRGFYEVVDARLVSVFDARELELVIAGTAEIDTNDWRLNTEYRSGYHDNHQVIVWFWQVIERFSNEQRLRLLQFVTGTSSIPYEGFSALRGSTGPRRFCIEKWGKPNALPRAHTCFNRLDLPPYPTPELLYEKLLLAVEETNTFGIE, from the exons atgggcTTCCTTTCGAAGGCTGCCTACATCGTTTGGGCTGT tCTGTTCGAGCAGGAGATCATGAGCTATGTTCCTATTGAAGAGCGAAGTCCCCAAGGATCGCCGGTGCTCAGTTCACGGATGCCGCAAAGGGCGCCGCCTCCATTCAGACGCGACTTTGAGGCCAAGCTGCGCAGCTTCTATCGAAAACTCGAGTCCAAGGGCTACGGTCAGGGGCCGCATAAGCTCAA ATTACACATACGTCGCAGTCATTTGCTGGAGGACGCCTTTCGTCGCATCATGTCAGCGAATAAAAAAGATCTTCAACGCGGTCGCTTGGCCGTTCTTTGGGACACCGAGGAGGGACTTGATTACGGCGGACCTTCGCGTGAGTTCTTCTTTCTGCTGTCGCGGGAACTCTTCAATCCCTACTACGGACTGTTCGAGTACTCGGCCAACGATACGTACACGGTGCAAGTGTCGCCGCTGTCGGCCTTCGTGGACAATTGCCACGATTGGTTTCGCTTCAGCGGTCGTGTGCTGGGTTTGGCGCTGGTGCATCAATATCTGCTGGATGCGTTCTTCACGCGACCCTTTTACAAGGCGCTGTTGCGTCTGCCGGTGGCGCTGAGTGATCTCGAGTCGCTGGACAATGAGTTCCATCAGTCGTTGCAATGGATACGCGACAATGACATTGGCACCGGCATCGATCTCGGACTCACTTTCTGTGTCACCGAGGAGCTGCTCGGTCGCGTTGTGGAGCGTGAACTGAAGCCGGGTGGCAAGAATGTGATTGTGAATGAGAAGAACAAAAAGGAGTATCTCGAGCGGATGATCAAGTGGCGTCTGGAGCGTGGCGTCCAGGAGCAAACCGAGTCGTTGGTCCGGGGCTTCTACGAAGTGGTCGATGCCAGGCTTGTCTCTGTCTTTGATGCCCGCGAACTTGAGTTGGTGATTGCGGGCACCGCTGAGATCGACACCAACGATTGGCGACTGAACACCGAGTATCGATCGGGTTATCATGACAACCATCAGGTGATTGTCTGGTTCTGGCAGGTGATCGAACGCTTCAGCAACGAGCAGCGACTGCGTCTGCTGCAGTTCGTCACGGGCACCTCGAGCATACCCTATGAGGGTTTCTCGGCGTTGCGTGGATCGACGGGACCGCGACGCTTCTGCATCGAGAAGTGGGGCAAACCGAATGCCTTGCCTCGGGCTCATACGTGCTTCAATCGTCTGGATCTGCCGCCGTATCCCACGCCCGAGTTGCTCTACgagaagctgctgctggccgTCGAGGAGACGAACACCTTTGGCATTGAGTAG
- the LOC117569262 gene encoding E3 ubiquitin-protein ligase HECW2 isoform X4: MGLFSKFSYTYNTILFEQEIMSYVPIEERSPQGSPVLSSRMPQRAPPPFRRDFEAKLRSFYRKLESKGYGQGPHKLKLHIRRSHLLEDAFRRIMSANKKDLQRGRLAVLWDTEEGLDYGGPSREFFFLLSRELFNPYYGLFEYSANDTYTVQVSPLSAFVDNCHDWFRFSGRVLGLALVHQYLLDAFFTRPFYKALLRLPVALSDLESLDNEFHQSLQWIRDNDIGTGIDLGLTFCVTEELLGRVVERELKPGGKNVIVNEKNKKEYLERMIKWRLERGVQEQTESLVRGFYEVVDARLVSVFDARELELVIAGTAEIDTNDWRLNTEYRSGYHDNHQVIVWFWQVIERFSNEQRLRLLQFVTGTSSIPYEGFSALRGSTGPRRFCIEKWGKPNALPRAHTCFNRLDLPPYPTPELLYEKLLLAVEETNTFGIE; this comes from the exons aTGGGACTCTTTTCCAAGTTCAGCTACACCTACAACACCAT tCTGTTCGAGCAGGAGATCATGAGCTATGTTCCTATTGAAGAGCGAAGTCCCCAAGGATCGCCGGTGCTCAGTTCACGGATGCCGCAAAGGGCGCCGCCTCCATTCAGACGCGACTTTGAGGCCAAGCTGCGCAGCTTCTATCGAAAACTCGAGTCCAAGGGCTACGGTCAGGGGCCGCATAAGCTCAA ATTACACATACGTCGCAGTCATTTGCTGGAGGACGCCTTTCGTCGCATCATGTCAGCGAATAAAAAAGATCTTCAACGCGGTCGCTTGGCCGTTCTTTGGGACACCGAGGAGGGACTTGATTACGGCGGACCTTCGCGTGAGTTCTTCTTTCTGCTGTCGCGGGAACTCTTCAATCCCTACTACGGACTGTTCGAGTACTCGGCCAACGATACGTACACGGTGCAAGTGTCGCCGCTGTCGGCCTTCGTGGACAATTGCCACGATTGGTTTCGCTTCAGCGGTCGTGTGCTGGGTTTGGCGCTGGTGCATCAATATCTGCTGGATGCGTTCTTCACGCGACCCTTTTACAAGGCGCTGTTGCGTCTGCCGGTGGCGCTGAGTGATCTCGAGTCGCTGGACAATGAGTTCCATCAGTCGTTGCAATGGATACGCGACAATGACATTGGCACCGGCATCGATCTCGGACTCACTTTCTGTGTCACCGAGGAGCTGCTCGGTCGCGTTGTGGAGCGTGAACTGAAGCCGGGTGGCAAGAATGTGATTGTGAATGAGAAGAACAAAAAGGAGTATCTCGAGCGGATGATCAAGTGGCGTCTGGAGCGTGGCGTCCAGGAGCAAACCGAGTCGTTGGTCCGGGGCTTCTACGAAGTGGTCGATGCCAGGCTTGTCTCTGTCTTTGATGCCCGCGAACTTGAGTTGGTGATTGCGGGCACCGCTGAGATCGACACCAACGATTGGCGACTGAACACCGAGTATCGATCGGGTTATCATGACAACCATCAGGTGATTGTCTGGTTCTGGCAGGTGATCGAACGCTTCAGCAACGAGCAGCGACTGCGTCTGCTGCAGTTCGTCACGGGCACCTCGAGCATACCCTATGAGGGTTTCTCGGCGTTGCGTGGATCGACGGGACCGCGACGCTTCTGCATCGAGAAGTGGGGCAAACCGAATGCCTTGCCTCGGGCTCATACGTGCTTCAATCGTCTGGATCTGCCGCCGTATCCCACGCCCGAGTTGCTCTACgagaagctgctgctggccgTCGAGGAGACGAACACCTTTGGCATTGAGTAG
- the LOC117569262 gene encoding E3 ubiquitin-protein ligase HECW2 isoform X2, translated as MGLFSKFSYTYNTMWANLFEQEIMSYVPIEERSPQGSPVLSSRMPQRAPPPFRRDFEAKLRSFYRKLESKGYGQGPHKLKLHIRRSHLLEDAFRRIMSANKKDLQRGRLAVLWDTEEGLDYGGPSREFFFLLSRELFNPYYGLFEYSANDTYTVQVSPLSAFVDNCHDWFRFSGRVLGLALVHQYLLDAFFTRPFYKALLRLPVALSDLESLDNEFHQSLQWIRDNDIGTGIDLGLTFCVTEELLGRVVERELKPGGKNVIVNEKNKKEYLERMIKWRLERGVQEQTESLVRGFYEVVDARLVSVFDARELELVIAGTAEIDTNDWRLNTEYRSGYHDNHQVIVWFWQVIERFSNEQRLRLLQFVTGTSSIPYEGFSALRGSTGPRRFCIEKWGKPNALPRAHTCFNRLDLPPYPTPELLYEKLLLAVEETNTFGIE; from the exons aTGGGACTCTTTTCCAAGTTCAGCTACACCTACAACACCATGTGGGCCAA tCTGTTCGAGCAGGAGATCATGAGCTATGTTCCTATTGAAGAGCGAAGTCCCCAAGGATCGCCGGTGCTCAGTTCACGGATGCCGCAAAGGGCGCCGCCTCCATTCAGACGCGACTTTGAGGCCAAGCTGCGCAGCTTCTATCGAAAACTCGAGTCCAAGGGCTACGGTCAGGGGCCGCATAAGCTCAA ATTACACATACGTCGCAGTCATTTGCTGGAGGACGCCTTTCGTCGCATCATGTCAGCGAATAAAAAAGATCTTCAACGCGGTCGCTTGGCCGTTCTTTGGGACACCGAGGAGGGACTTGATTACGGCGGACCTTCGCGTGAGTTCTTCTTTCTGCTGTCGCGGGAACTCTTCAATCCCTACTACGGACTGTTCGAGTACTCGGCCAACGATACGTACACGGTGCAAGTGTCGCCGCTGTCGGCCTTCGTGGACAATTGCCACGATTGGTTTCGCTTCAGCGGTCGTGTGCTGGGTTTGGCGCTGGTGCATCAATATCTGCTGGATGCGTTCTTCACGCGACCCTTTTACAAGGCGCTGTTGCGTCTGCCGGTGGCGCTGAGTGATCTCGAGTCGCTGGACAATGAGTTCCATCAGTCGTTGCAATGGATACGCGACAATGACATTGGCACCGGCATCGATCTCGGACTCACTTTCTGTGTCACCGAGGAGCTGCTCGGTCGCGTTGTGGAGCGTGAACTGAAGCCGGGTGGCAAGAATGTGATTGTGAATGAGAAGAACAAAAAGGAGTATCTCGAGCGGATGATCAAGTGGCGTCTGGAGCGTGGCGTCCAGGAGCAAACCGAGTCGTTGGTCCGGGGCTTCTACGAAGTGGTCGATGCCAGGCTTGTCTCTGTCTTTGATGCCCGCGAACTTGAGTTGGTGATTGCGGGCACCGCTGAGATCGACACCAACGATTGGCGACTGAACACCGAGTATCGATCGGGTTATCATGACAACCATCAGGTGATTGTCTGGTTCTGGCAGGTGATCGAACGCTTCAGCAACGAGCAGCGACTGCGTCTGCTGCAGTTCGTCACGGGCACCTCGAGCATACCCTATGAGGGTTTCTCGGCGTTGCGTGGATCGACGGGACCGCGACGCTTCTGCATCGAGAAGTGGGGCAAACCGAATGCCTTGCCTCGGGCTCATACGTGCTTCAATCGTCTGGATCTGCCGCCGTATCCCACGCCCGAGTTGCTCTACgagaagctgctgctggccgTCGAGGAGACGAACACCTTTGGCATTGAGTAG